Proteins encoded by one window of Moorella humiferrea:
- a CDS encoding response regulator yields the protein MTIRVMLVDDHAVVREGLRALLSKENDIEVAGEAGSAAELMEQVDKVRPEVVVMDLQLGNGPNGIEATKELLQRRPELKVVVLSMFDDRHLIFRALSAGAKGYVLKRAGIEELTQAIRLVAKGEAYLDPQIARQVVEGLQEGLPQGEENDGSEVELTEREMEVLRLVAEGLTNAEIARRLFISVKTVQAHRANLMQKLGLHDRVELVKYAIKKGILKL from the coding sequence ATGACCATCCGCGTGATGCTGGTCGACGACCATGCCGTTGTCCGGGAGGGTCTGCGTGCCCTTCTTAGCAAAGAAAATGATATCGAAGTTGCGGGGGAAGCGGGAAGCGCCGCCGAACTGATGGAACAGGTTGACAAAGTCCGACCGGAAGTGGTGGTTATGGACCTGCAGCTGGGCAATGGCCCCAACGGGATAGAGGCGACTAAAGAACTGTTGCAAAGGCGACCGGAATTGAAAGTAGTAGTTTTAAGCATGTTTGACGACCGCCACCTAATCTTTCGCGCTTTAAGTGCCGGCGCCAAGGGTTATGTTTTAAAAAGGGCAGGTATTGAAGAACTCACCCAGGCCATTCGCCTTGTTGCAAAAGGGGAGGCCTATCTCGATCCCCAGATTGCCCGCCAGGTCGTCGAGGGCCTGCAGGAAGGTTTACCGCAGGGCGAAGAGAATGACGGTAGCGAGGTAGAATTGACCGAACGGGAAATGGAGGTCCTGCGCCTTGTCGCGGAAGGCCTTACCAATGCCGAGATAGCCAGGCGGCTGTTTATAAGCGTCAAAACCGTTCAGGCCCATCGGGCCAACCTGATGCAGAAGTTAGGGCTCCATGACAGGGTAGAACTCGTTAAGTATGCCATTAAAAAGGGTATTCTAAAACTATAG
- a CDS encoding DoxX family membrane protein, with protein sequence MRTILRDKRFSIVWTLLRIWLGWQWLEAGLHKFPDPKWMQTGEALKGFWAKAVGALPNTTPAIKYGWYEAFIRSLLNGGHYTWFAKLVVIGEILTGIALILGAATVFSLFISAFMNLNFMLAGSASTNPVLYTVAILLLLAGSSAYYYGIDRLVLNYWQRNKEKLGEPAAAHKS encoded by the coding sequence ATGCGTACCATTTTACGCGATAAGCGCTTCAGCATTGTGTGGACGCTTTTGCGTATTTGGTTGGGTTGGCAATGGCTGGAGGCCGGTCTGCATAAATTTCCCGATCCGAAATGGATGCAGACTGGCGAAGCGTTGAAGGGTTTCTGGGCCAAGGCCGTAGGCGCTCTGCCCAACACCACTCCGGCCATCAAGTACGGTTGGTATGAAGCATTTATTCGTTCTTTATTAAACGGCGGCCATTATACGTGGTTTGCCAAGCTGGTAGTTATCGGCGAAATTTTGACGGGTATTGCCCTCATCCTGGGTGCGGCTACGGTATTTTCGTTGTTCATAAGCGCTTTTATGAACCTCAATTTTATGCTTGCCGGTAGCGCCAGCACCAATCCGGTACTGTACACGGTAGCCATCCTCCTCTTGTTGGCCGGGAGTTCCGCTTACTATTACGGCATTGATCGCTTGGTATTGAATTACTGGCAGCGTAACAAAGAAAAGCTGGGCGAGCCGGCCGCGGCGCATAAGTCATAA
- a CDS encoding energy-coupling factor ABC transporter permease gives MHMADALLSPAVGGTMWAVTAGVAAYSIKKVQGELDEQKVPLMGVLGAFVFAAQMINFTIPGTGSSGHLGGGLLLAILLGPYAGFLTMASVLIIQGLFFADGGLLAMGCNIFNLGFYTCFIAYPLIYKTMVRRGYTTRRIFAGSLLAAIVGLQLGSFSVVLETLLSGITNLPFGTFVMLMQPIHLAIGVVEGLITAAVVTYIWKTRPEILEKAATGELLGGITIKKVLTVLAVAAVITGGVFSWFASTYPDGLEWSLLNATGKEELEAPDGVHQALAYLQEKIAFFPDYGFKNNAGEAAGGALGDEGMWPAVDAGTSVSGLVGGAMTLILAAATGLIIRTVKRGKGQRFV, from the coding sequence ATGCATATGGCAGATGCTCTCCTTTCACCCGCCGTAGGCGGCACTATGTGGGCGGTTACGGCAGGAGTAGCCGCCTATTCAATAAAAAAAGTACAGGGGGAATTGGATGAACAAAAGGTGCCTTTGATGGGGGTGCTGGGCGCCTTTGTGTTTGCGGCCCAAATGATTAACTTTACCATTCCCGGTACCGGTTCCAGCGGCCACCTGGGCGGAGGACTGCTTCTGGCTATACTCCTGGGCCCTTATGCCGGTTTTTTGACCATGGCTTCCGTATTAATCATTCAAGGGCTGTTTTTTGCCGACGGTGGTCTGCTTGCTATGGGATGTAACATATTCAATCTCGGCTTCTATACATGTTTTATTGCCTATCCCTTGATTTATAAAACTATGGTTCGCAGAGGTTACACGACCCGCCGTATATTTGCCGGCTCATTGCTGGCGGCAATAGTCGGCCTGCAACTCGGTTCATTTAGCGTCGTCCTGGAAACCCTTCTATCGGGTATTACGAATTTGCCCTTTGGCACATTTGTCATGTTAATGCAGCCCATCCACCTTGCCATCGGTGTGGTAGAAGGCCTCATCACCGCTGCCGTGGTTACCTACATTTGGAAAACCCGCCCGGAAATATTGGAGAAGGCGGCGACGGGGGAGTTGCTGGGCGGTATTACCATCAAAAAAGTCCTTACCGTCCTTGCCGTCGCGGCCGTTATAACCGGTGGTGTTTTTTCCTGGTTTGCCTCGACATATCCAGACGGGCTAGAATGGTCCCTGCTTAATGCTACCGGTAAAGAGGAACTCGAAGCACCAGATGGCGTTCATCAAGCCCTGGCTTACCTTCAGGAAAAAATTGCCTTTTTCCCTGACTACGGTTTTAAAAATAATGCCGGGGAAGCGGCTGGGGGCGCGCTGGGGGACGAAGGTATGTGGCCGGCTGTAGATGCAGGTACCAGCGTATCGGGACTGGTCGGCGGGGCAATGACCCTAATTTTGGCAGCAGCAACAGGCCTTATAATAAGAACGGTTAAAAGAGGAAAAGGGCAGAGGTTTGTTTAG
- the cbiQ gene encoding cobalt ECF transporter T component CbiQ, with the protein MADPVPAFYNIRFLDELAAKKSIIHNVHPLMKLLTTGVYLLVTVSFNNYDLSSMLPLIFYPVIIMALADIPAVPIFKRVIPALPFIIGIGIFNPIYDKTPVLVLPWIVVSGGWISFFSILLKGILTITAALILVATTGMPKITSALGIIRIPGVFITQLLLTYRYIAVLDEEAGRMVRAYSLRSAGEKGIKFRDWGPLTGHLLIKSMERAQRVYRSMCCRGFAGEYHTGREKGISAGDLLYLAGWSLAFILIRRYNISEILGWLMMGAKK; encoded by the coding sequence ATGGCCGATCCGGTACCGGCATTTTATAACATAAGATTCCTTGATGAATTGGCAGCAAAAAAATCTATTATCCACAACGTGCATCCCCTTATGAAATTATTAACAACAGGCGTTTATCTTTTGGTAACCGTCTCCTTTAATAATTACGATTTAAGCAGTATGCTTCCTCTTATCTTCTATCCCGTTATTATTATGGCATTGGCAGATATCCCCGCAGTCCCCATTTTTAAAAGGGTGATTCCTGCTTTGCCTTTTATAATCGGTATAGGTATTTTTAATCCTATATATGATAAAACTCCCGTACTGGTACTGCCATGGATTGTCGTTTCGGGGGGCTGGATTTCTTTTTTTTCAATATTGCTTAAAGGCATATTGACAATAACTGCGGCCCTTATTCTTGTCGCCACTACCGGGATGCCGAAAATCACTTCGGCACTAGGAATAATAAGAATACCCGGCGTGTTTATTACCCAGCTTTTGCTAACGTACAGGTATATAGCGGTATTGGATGAGGAAGCTGGGAGAATGGTACGCGCCTATTCGTTACGCTCTGCGGGTGAAAAGGGCATCAAATTCAGGGATTGGGGTCCTTTAACGGGACATTTACTTATCAAGTCCATGGAAAGGGCCCAACGCGTTTACCGTTCGATGTGCTGTCGGGGATTTGCAGGAGAATACCATACCGGTAGAGAAAAAGGAATTAGCGCCGGCGACCTCCTGTACCTCGCCGGATGGAGTTTAGCTTTTATATTAATTCGCCGGTACAATATTTCGGAGATACTGGGATGGTTAATGATGGGAGCAAAGAAATAA
- a CDS encoding energy-coupling factor ABC transporter ATP-binding protein — protein sequence MSHHIIQAINLKYKYPDGHQALNGVAFRITHGQSVAIIGANGAGKSTLLLHLVGVLFPEEGEIRIGEIPVTRKTLPLIRQRVGMVFQDPDDQLFMPTVYDDVAFGPRNLKLPEEEVEKRVVASLDTVGILHLKDRPPYKLSGGEKRAAAIATVLAMNPDILVMDEPTSSLDPRSRRRLIILLKGFTHTKIIATHDLDMVFELCERTIVLKDGRIMADGRTEKIISDAALMEECGLELPLGLLGCPVCGAKKD from the coding sequence ATGAGCCACCATATTATACAAGCGATTAACTTAAAATATAAATATCCCGATGGGCACCAGGCCTTGAACGGAGTTGCTTTCCGGATTACCCATGGGCAGTCCGTAGCGATTATTGGGGCCAATGGTGCGGGCAAGTCGACTTTGTTGTTGCACCTGGTCGGGGTACTGTTTCCGGAGGAAGGAGAGATCAGGATAGGTGAAATACCAGTAACCAGGAAAACACTGCCTTTGATTCGACAAAGGGTGGGGATGGTTTTTCAAGACCCGGATGACCAGTTATTTATGCCTACCGTTTATGATGATGTAGCCTTTGGACCGCGAAATTTAAAATTACCCGAGGAAGAGGTTGAAAAGAGGGTAGTTGCCTCCCTCGACACCGTTGGAATTCTACATTTAAAGGATAGACCTCCGTACAAGCTTTCCGGCGGTGAAAAGCGTGCGGCTGCCATCGCCACAGTTCTGGCCATGAACCCTGATATTCTGGTTATGGATGAGCCGACGTCCTCCCTTGATCCGCGCTCAAGGCGCCGTTTAATAATTCTCCTAAAAGGTTTTACCCATACGAAGATAATTGCTACCCACGATCTGGACATGGTTTTTGAGCTTTGCGAAAGAACGATTGTTTTGAAGGACGGGAGGATAATGGCTGACGGCCGGACAGAGAAAATTATTAGCGATGCCGCATTGATGGAGGAATGTGGGCTGGAGTTACCTCTGGGTTTACTGGGATGTCCGGTTTGCGGCGCAAAAAAAGACTGA
- the tadA gene encoding tRNA adenosine(34) deaminase TadA, whose translation MDHHFYMGEALAEALKALELGEVPIGAVVVEEGRIIARAGNRRETWADPTAHAEIIALREAARSRGNWRLDGVTIYVTLEPCPMCAGALVQARVKRLVYGAPDFKAGAVDSVINLVENRHFDHQLEVISGIREDECRQLIKSFFQEVRRDG comes from the coding sequence GTGGACCACCATTTCTATATGGGGGAAGCCCTGGCCGAGGCCCTTAAAGCCCTTGAGCTGGGAGAAGTACCCATAGGGGCCGTGGTGGTAGAAGAGGGCCGCATCATCGCCCGGGCCGGCAACCGCAGGGAGACGTGGGCCGATCCAACGGCCCATGCCGAAATAATCGCTCTGCGGGAAGCAGCCCGAAGCCGGGGCAACTGGCGGCTGGATGGGGTGACCATCTATGTTACCCTGGAACCGTGCCCCATGTGTGCCGGTGCCCTGGTCCAGGCCAGGGTAAAGAGGCTGGTATACGGTGCTCCGGATTTTAAGGCCGGGGCGGTCGATTCCGTAATTAATCTTGTGGAAAACCGCCACTTTGACCATCAGTTGGAGGTTATCTCCGGCATTCGTGAGGACGAATGCCGGCAGTTAATAAAAAGTTTTTTCCAAGAAGTGCGGAGAGATGGCTGA
- the dnaX gene encoding DNA polymerase III subunit gamma/tau: MVHYQALYRQWRPRTFAEVVGQEHVTRTLLNALRSQRLVHAYLFCGPRGTGKTSTAKILAKAVNCRAPREGEPCNECPNCLRINAGNSLDVLEIDAASNRGIDEIRELIEKIPLGPVEGRYKVYIIDEVHMLTPEAFNALLKTLEEPPAHALFILATTEPRKVLPTILSRCQRFDFHPLTATAITGRLQQVAEANNVQIEGAALSLLARKAAGGLRDALSLLDQVLATSTGNIVTAEQVATVLGTARLDTLLAITDALAAGESQRMLHLIDEALGSGIEPQRLLEDLLEHARNLLLLQMDSGAGEFTGLLPEEVEQVVAQAQKFTSRRLLELMERLQEGVAGLRWNNQPRILLEMTLTGFLLSPGPSLDELIRRVNELEKRLAALEGSPSGRKRLSGSMGEAATAGTGSLHEQNRRNPQQLDRRKGEEVRTAGKKEPFPLLDLTAVRQRWQEVLAAARRESVHLQAYLRAGEPIAVVEDTLTLEVRTDFHRSMLEQEANRQRVEKVLAKVFGRPFKLNITAGSPIEQRASQEVLDKLVEYFGPDKVEIKD, translated from the coding sequence GTGGTTCACTATCAGGCCTTATACCGGCAGTGGCGACCGCGTACCTTTGCCGAGGTAGTGGGGCAGGAACACGTCACCCGCACCCTGCTCAACGCCCTGCGTAGCCAGCGTTTGGTCCACGCCTACCTATTCTGCGGACCCCGGGGTACGGGTAAGACCAGCACGGCCAAAATTTTGGCCAAAGCCGTCAACTGCCGGGCTCCCCGGGAAGGAGAACCCTGCAACGAGTGCCCCAATTGCCTGCGCATTAATGCCGGCAATTCCCTCGACGTCCTGGAAATCGACGCCGCTTCCAACCGCGGCATCGATGAAATCCGGGAATTGATCGAAAAGATTCCTTTAGGACCGGTGGAGGGTCGTTATAAAGTCTATATCATCGACGAAGTCCACATGCTGACGCCGGAGGCCTTTAACGCCCTCCTGAAAACCCTGGAAGAACCGCCGGCCCATGCCCTTTTTATCCTGGCTACCACTGAGCCGCGCAAAGTACTGCCGACCATCCTTTCTCGTTGCCAGCGCTTTGACTTTCACCCCTTGACGGCTACCGCCATCACCGGGCGCCTGCAGCAGGTAGCAGAGGCCAACAATGTACAGATTGAAGGGGCGGCTTTAAGCCTTTTGGCGCGGAAGGCTGCCGGGGGTTTACGCGATGCCTTAAGCCTGCTGGACCAGGTCTTGGCGACCAGTACCGGCAACATCGTTACCGCGGAACAGGTCGCCACCGTCCTGGGAACGGCCCGCCTGGATACTCTGCTGGCCATCACGGACGCCCTGGCTGCCGGTGAAAGCCAAAGAATGCTGCACCTCATTGACGAAGCCCTGGGTTCGGGAATTGAGCCCCAGCGGCTTCTGGAAGATCTCCTGGAACATGCCCGTAACCTGCTGCTTCTGCAAATGGACTCCGGGGCGGGGGAGTTTACCGGGCTCTTACCGGAAGAAGTGGAACAGGTTGTCGCCCAGGCTCAAAAATTTACTTCCCGGCGCCTTTTGGAACTTATGGAACGGCTGCAGGAAGGTGTTGCCGGTCTTCGCTGGAACAACCAGCCGCGCATCCTTCTGGAGATGACTTTAACCGGCTTTCTCCTCTCCCCTGGTCCTTCCCTGGATGAATTAATCCGCCGTGTTAATGAATTGGAAAAACGTCTGGCCGCCCTGGAAGGTAGCCCTTCAGGCAGAAAAAGATTGTCCGGGTCGATGGGCGAGGCTGCGACGGCCGGAACAGGTTCTCTTCACGAACAAAACCGGCGGAACCCGCAACAATTGGACCGGAGAAAGGGTGAAGAAGTACGTACCGCCGGCAAAAAAGAACCGTTTCCGCTGTTGGATTTGACTGCCGTGCGACAAAGATGGCAGGAAGTCCTGGCGGCAGCCCGGCGGGAGAGCGTGCATCTTCAGGCATATCTGCGGGCGGGGGAACCCATAGCCGTTGTAGAAGATACCCTTACCCTGGAGGTAAGAACGGATTTTCATCGGAGTATGCTGGAACAAGAAGCCAATAGGCAGAGGGTGGAAAAAGTTCTGGCCAAGGTTTTCGGCCGTCCCTTTAAACTAAATATTACGGCGGGGAGCCCGATTGAACAAAGGGCGAGTCAAGAAGTTTTGGACAAACTGGTAGAATATTTCGGTCCCGATAAAGTGGAGATTAAAGATTGA
- a CDS encoding YbaB/EbfC family nucleoid-associated protein, whose amino-acid sequence MNNLNKMMKQMQKMQAQIAKLQDELGERTVEAAAGGGAVVVTANGRQEIVSIKIDPDAVDPEDVEMLQDLILAAVNEALRQSQEMVAKEMGKITGNMRLPGF is encoded by the coding sequence ATGAACAATCTCAACAAAATGATGAAGCAGATGCAAAAGATGCAGGCCCAGATTGCCAAACTCCAGGACGAACTGGGAGAAAGAACGGTGGAGGCCGCCGCCGGTGGTGGTGCCGTAGTGGTGACGGCCAACGGTCGCCAGGAAATAGTGAGCATTAAAATCGATCCGGATGCCGTCGACCCCGAGGATGTTGAGATGCTGCAGGATCTCATCCTTGCTGCCGTCAATGAAGCCCTGCGCCAATCCCAGGAAATGGTGGCCAAAGAAATGGGTAAAATTACCGGAAACATGCGCCTGCCGGGGTTTTAA
- the recR gene encoding recombination mediator RecR, whose product MFYPDSLNKLITALGKLPGVGPKTAQRLAFYLLNAPAEEAESLAAAILEARRKIHYCSVCGNLTDRDPCHLCTDPERDQTIICVVEEARDIVALEKTRQYRGLYHVLQGAISPVDGIGPEQLKIKGLLRRLHDGKIKEVVLATNADVEGEATALYLAKLLKPLAVKVTRLAYGLPVGSDLEYADEVTLARAFSGRREME is encoded by the coding sequence ATGTTTTATCCAGATTCCTTGAACAAACTTATTACGGCCCTGGGCAAACTGCCGGGAGTGGGACCTAAGACTGCCCAGCGGCTGGCCTTTTATCTCCTCAACGCACCGGCGGAGGAAGCGGAAAGCTTGGCCGCGGCCATTCTTGAGGCACGCCGGAAAATCCATTACTGTTCTGTATGCGGCAACTTGACCGACCGGGATCCCTGCCATCTTTGCACTGATCCCGAGAGGGATCAAACCATTATCTGTGTGGTGGAGGAGGCCAGGGACATAGTAGCCCTGGAAAAGACCCGCCAGTACAGGGGTTTATATCACGTTTTGCAGGGAGCCATTTCACCCGTGGACGGCATCGGGCCGGAACAGTTAAAAATAAAAGGGCTTTTACGACGCCTGCACGACGGTAAAATTAAAGAAGTAGTTCTGGCCACCAATGCTGATGTGGAAGGGGAGGCTACCGCCCTTTACCTGGCCAAGTTGTTAAAGCCTTTGGCTGTGAAGGTTACCCGTCTTGCTTACGGCCTGCCGGTGGGAAGCGATTTAGAATATGCCGACGAGGTTACCTTGGCCCGGGCCTTCAGCGGCCGCCGCGAGATGGAATAA
- a CDS encoding DUF2508 family protein, whose protein sequence is MQQKGAFEGKLEQLADAIREAKEEWWAAERLFAEVTDPYLVDQAIYMMEAAERKYMYLWKLARSGEYGC, encoded by the coding sequence ATGCAGCAGAAGGGGGCTTTTGAAGGGAAGTTAGAACAGCTGGCCGATGCCATCAGAGAAGCTAAGGAAGAATGGTGGGCGGCCGAGCGGCTTTTCGCCGAGGTAACCGATCCGTATTTGGTCGATCAGGCAATTTACATGATGGAGGCTGCGGAACGGAAATATATGTACCTGTGGAAGCTGGCAAGGAGTGGAGAATATGGGTGCTGA
- a CDS encoding pro-sigmaK processing inhibitor BofA family protein, translated as MGADVVQLILAGIFLLFLFYLVGSLLLKPLRWVFKIIINSFFGLLLLWAFNFFGAHFNFFIPLNWLTVIIAGFLGLPGLLLLIFLRLVLGS; from the coding sequence ATGGGTGCTGATGTTGTCCAGTTGATTCTGGCGGGAATATTTTTGCTTTTTCTCTTTTATCTTGTAGGCAGCCTTTTATTAAAACCCCTACGGTGGGTCTTTAAGATTATTATTAACTCCTTTTTCGGTCTCCTTCTCCTCTGGGCTTTCAATTTTTTCGGTGCCCATTTTAATTTTTTCATCCCCCTGAACTGGCTTACCGTCATAATCGCCGGTTTTTTAGGCCTGCCCGGCCTTCTTTTACTGATCTTTCTGCGCCTGGTCCTGGGATCTTAG
- a CDS encoding ferredoxin oxidoreductase, which yields MATRPITGEERAFMTGNEVVAWAALAAGADIMYGYPITPQNEIMHYWTRMAPKYGRGFLQTEDEISAGFATVGGVLAGKRAFTATAGPGNVLMQEAMAMAEMMRLPTVVVVTQRGGPSTATVIYSQQELNLTCFGGNGEGLRIVYSPSSHDELFLYTIKAFNSAWKYRFPTFVLGDGYQSKMREPVTIFDPETRGITMEPCRPMVGLPGLPGEEREPAHLRNTYNLEEELYEVLMKAIKAYDSVAPQVMEWDVYAVDDAELLIIAHGVVSRAARAAVAVLRERGYKAGYFRPITLRPFPAEPLRPLAGRARHILVVESAYGQLKRQVQAGLYGISTPVTGYLRPGMGITLEEIVEFVHEKELI from the coding sequence ATGGCAACTAGGCCCATTACAGGCGAGGAGCGGGCCTTTATGACCGGCAACGAAGTGGTGGCCTGGGCGGCCCTGGCCGCCGGAGCCGACATCATGTACGGCTATCCCATCACGCCGCAAAATGAAATCATGCACTATTGGACGAGGATGGCTCCGAAATACGGACGCGGATTTCTCCAGACAGAAGATGAAATTTCTGCCGGTTTTGCCACCGTAGGGGGTGTATTAGCAGGAAAAAGGGCCTTTACAGCTACTGCAGGGCCGGGCAACGTCCTCATGCAGGAGGCCATGGCCATGGCCGAAATGATGCGCCTGCCCACGGTGGTGGTGGTGACCCAGCGCGGCGGGCCGTCCACGGCCACGGTAATCTACTCCCAGCAGGAACTAAACCTCACCTGCTTCGGCGGCAACGGCGAGGGCTTGCGCATCGTTTATTCCCCTTCTTCCCATGACGAGCTGTTTTTGTATACAATTAAAGCCTTTAACAGCGCCTGGAAATATCGTTTTCCCACCTTTGTCCTGGGGGACGGATATCAATCAAAAATGCGGGAGCCGGTAACCATTTTTGATCCCGAAACCCGGGGCATTACTATGGAACCGTGCCGCCCCATGGTTGGTCTGCCGGGCCTGCCGGGAGAAGAACGCGAACCGGCCCACCTGCGCAATACCTACAACCTGGAAGAAGAGCTTTACGAAGTATTGATGAAAGCCATAAAGGCCTACGATTCTGTGGCGCCCCAGGTGATGGAGTGGGACGTATATGCCGTCGATGACGCCGAACTGCTGATTATCGCCCACGGGGTCGTTTCCCGGGCCGCCCGGGCGGCCGTTGCCGTCTTGCGGGAAAGGGGTTACAAAGCTGGCTATTTCCGCCCCATCACCTTACGGCCCTTTCCGGCGGAACCTTTAAGGCCCCTGGCCGGCCGGGCCCGCCATATCCTGGTGGTAGAATCGGCCTACGGCCAGCTGAAAAGACAGGTCCAGGCCGGGCTTTACGGTATATCTACGCCGGTCACCGGGTACCTGCGCCCGGGAATGGGAATAACACTGGAAGAAATAGTGGAATTTGTCCATGAAAAGGAGCTGATCTAA